Proteins encoded in a region of the Sterolibacterium denitrificans genome:
- a CDS encoding NAD-dependent succinate-semialdehyde dehydrogenase, which yields MQLQDPGLLREQALIDGIWCHAAAGTRFAVHNPASGALLAQVADLDADDTQRAIAAAEAALPAWRTLTGKARGHLLRRWFELIETHGEDLARLMTAEQGKPLLEARGEVSYAASFVEWFAEEARRVCGDVIDSPIAGKRMLVLKQPVGVCAAITPWNFPAAMITRKVAPALAAGCTVIVKPAEQTPLTALALAELAQRAGLPPGVLNVVTGSAAHAPRIGGELTASPTVRKLSFTGSTEVGRLLMAQCAPTVKKISLELGGNAPFIVFDDADLDAALSGVMHCKFRNTGQTCISANRLLIQSGIYDEFAARLTAAVARLEVGNGMDAGVSIGPLIDMTALEKIERHVADALAGGARLLCGGRRHALGGNFYPPTLLADVTPQMQCSRAESFGPLAPLLRFETEEEAIRLANDTEYGLAGYFYSRDLSRIWRVAEALEYGMIGANTSAISSEAGPFGGIKQSGIGREGSKYGIEEYLELKYLNIAI from the coding sequence ATGCAATTACAGGATCCCGGCCTGCTGCGCGAGCAGGCGCTCATCGACGGCATCTGGTGCCATGCCGCGGCAGGCACCCGCTTCGCCGTGCATAACCCGGCCAGCGGCGCGCTGCTGGCGCAGGTCGCCGACCTGGACGCAGACGATACGCAACGCGCCATCGCCGCCGCCGAGGCCGCCTTGCCAGCCTGGCGCACGCTGACCGGCAAGGCGCGCGGCCACCTGTTGCGCCGCTGGTTCGAGCTGATCGAAACGCATGGCGAAGACCTCGCCCGCCTGATGACCGCCGAGCAGGGCAAGCCGCTGCTCGAAGCGCGGGGAGAGGTTTCCTACGCCGCCAGCTTCGTCGAATGGTTTGCCGAAGAGGCGCGCCGCGTCTGCGGCGACGTGATCGACAGCCCGATCGCCGGCAAGCGCATGCTGGTGCTGAAGCAGCCGGTCGGCGTCTGCGCGGCCATCACGCCCTGGAATTTCCCGGCGGCGATGATCACCCGCAAGGTCGCGCCGGCGCTGGCCGCCGGCTGCACGGTGATCGTCAAGCCGGCCGAGCAGACGCCGCTCACCGCCCTGGCGCTGGCCGAACTCGCGCAACGCGCGGGCCTGCCGCCCGGCGTGCTGAATGTCGTCACCGGCAGCGCGGCCCACGCGCCGCGCATCGGCGGCGAACTAACCGCCAGCCCGACGGTGCGCAAGCTCTCCTTCACCGGCTCCACCGAAGTCGGCCGCCTGCTGATGGCGCAATGCGCGCCGACGGTGAAGAAGATTTCACTGGAACTCGGCGGCAATGCGCCCTTCATCGTCTTCGACGACGCGGATCTCGACGCCGCGCTGTCCGGCGTGATGCACTGCAAGTTCCGCAACACGGGGCAAACCTGCATCAGCGCCAACCGCTTGCTGATCCAGTCCGGGATCTACGATGAATTTGCCGCCCGCCTGACGGCCGCCGTCGCCCGGCTCGAAGTGGGCAACGGCATGGATGCCGGCGTGAGCATCGGGCCGCTGATCGACATGACCGCGCTGGAAAAAATCGAGCGCCACGTCGCCGACGCCCTGGCCGGCGGCGCGCGCCTGCTCTGCGGCGGCCGGCGCCACGCCCTGGGCGGCAACTTCTACCCGCCGACCCTGCTGGCCGACGTCACGCCGCAAATGCAATGCAGCCGCGCCGAAAGCTTCGGCCCGCTGGCGCCATTGCTGCGCTTCGAAACGGAGGAAGAAGCGATCCGCCTGGCCAACGACACCGAATACGGTCTGGCCGGCTATTTCTACAGCCGCGACCTGTCCCGCATCTGGCGCGTCGCCGAAGCGCTCGAATACGGCATGATCGGCGCCAACACCAGCGCGATTTCCAGCGAAGCCGGCCCGTTCGGCGG
- a CDS encoding C40 family peptidase, producing MIPIFRKLILLPMLPAVLVGCGALPPAGPSGPPALHAARPPASALALAQSNNVVLYSLGLVDVGYRFGGKNPEAGFDCSGMVSYIFAQAAGMQVSGSAADIARRGKPVDLRQLRPGDLVFFNTLGRPFSHVGIYIGDDRFVHAPSSSGQARVRTESLKNRYFAQRLEAARSLVD from the coding sequence ATGATCCCGATCTTCCGCAAGCTGATATTGCTGCCCATGCTGCCGGCGGTGCTGGTCGGCTGCGGCGCGCTGCCGCCGGCCGGTCCTTCCGGTCCGCCGGCCTTGCACGCCGCGCGGCCGCCGGCCAGCGCGCTGGCGCTGGCGCAGAGCAACAACGTCGTGCTCTATTCGCTGGGACTGGTCGACGTCGGCTACCGCTTTGGCGGCAAGAATCCCGAGGCCGGCTTCGACTGCAGCGGCATGGTCAGCTATATCTTCGCGCAGGCGGCCGGCATGCAGGTCAGCGGCAGTGCCGCCGACATCGCCCGGCGCGGCAAGCCGGTCGACCTGCGGCAGTTGCGGCCCGGCGACCTGGTGTTCTTCAATACCCTGGGGCGGCCGTTTTCGCATGTCGGCATCTACATCGGCGATGACCGCTTCGTGCATGCGCCCTCATCCTCGGGACAGGCCCGGGTGCGCACGGAGAGCCTGAAGAACCGCTACTTCGCCCAGCGCCTCGAAGCGGCGCGCAGCCTGGTCGACTGA
- a CDS encoding cobalamin-binding protein — translation MPTIQPRALPRQSRIACALLLGLWLGSPAAQTETGSDAATVAAAGRIVVTDDVGHSVALAAPATRIVSLAPHITESLFAAGAGERVVGVSAGSDHPEAAGKLPRVGGPAGGGGGDIRPGGAGRPEQRFDLAAIAALKPDLLIVWEDGAVSSHIPRLKRLGVPLYVSKPRRIDDVAANIERYGELAGTQEIARGAAQAFRARHAELRKRYGARPAVRMFYQIGHQIGSQPLTTANGEQLVSDVMRLCGAENIFAGRPQALPAVTLEEVLVANPEAVVVSGREEERVQRLEMWRHWPRLDANLLNNRFFIATELIDRPGPRILDGARRLCEQMERARARRGQQELREQSREQQEAN, via the coding sequence ATGCCGACCATTCAGCCCCGTGCATTGCCGCGCCAGAGCCGGATTGCCTGCGCGCTGCTCCTGGGCTTGTGGCTGGGCAGCCCTGCGGCGCAGACGGAGACGGGCAGCGATGCCGCGACCGTGGCAGCGGCCGGCAGGATCGTGGTTACCGACGATGTCGGCCACAGCGTGGCGCTGGCCGCCCCGGCGACCCGCATTGTCAGTCTGGCGCCGCACATCACGGAAAGCCTGTTTGCCGCCGGTGCCGGAGAGCGGGTGGTCGGCGTCAGCGCGGGCAGCGATCATCCCGAGGCTGCCGGCAAGCTGCCGCGCGTCGGCGGGCCGGCAGGTGGAGGCGGAGGCGATATTCGTCCCGGCGGCGCCGGTCGTCCGGAGCAGCGCTTCGATCTTGCCGCGATTGCCGCGCTCAAGCCGGATTTGCTCATCGTCTGGGAAGACGGGGCGGTTTCCAGCCACATCCCGCGCCTGAAGAGACTCGGGGTGCCGCTGTACGTCAGCAAGCCCAGGCGCATCGACGATGTGGCGGCGAACATCGAACGCTATGGCGAACTGGCCGGTACCCAGGAAATCGCGCGCGGCGCGGCGCAGGCTTTCCGTGCGCGCCATGCGGAATTGCGCAAGCGCTACGGCGCCCGTCCGGCAGTGCGGATGTTCTATCAGATCGGTCATCAGATCGGCAGCCAGCCGTTGACGACGGCCAATGGCGAGCAACTGGTCAGCGACGTCATGCGTCTGTGCGGCGCCGAAAATATTTTCGCCGGGCGTCCGCAAGCCTTGCCGGCCGTGACGCTGGAAGAAGTGCTGGTGGCCAATCCGGAGGCGGTGGTGGTCAGCGGCCGCGAGGAGGAGCGCGTGCAAAGGCTGGAGATGTGGCGCCACTGGCCCAGGCTGGACGCCAACTTGCTGAACAACCGCTTTTTCATCGCCACGGAGCTGATCGATCGTCCCGGGCCGCGCATACTCGATGGCGCACGACGCCTGTGCGAGCAGATGGAGCGGGCAAGGGCGCGGCGGGGACAGCAGGAATTACGGGAACAATCGCGGGAACAACAGGAGGCGAACTAG
- a CDS encoding AraC family transcriptional regulator, translating to MKSTNKLSFYLSRMAARGYTAAQVLAGTSLSAERIHSDAFRANPQQYRQVILNMIELTDDPYLGIALGAEFKISDLGVLGYAALSAATLGQAREVFTKYYSLNEQIFTSINHISDGRWWSEIRDSYMLGGDALRFAVEEFISRTIELTGSITNKPFPILEIFLTYPAPDDLSAYRKRFNCPLHFNQPRNIVVFDINCLKDPVSLANAEVFKLCERQCQLLATKSEEDDLLANRIRNYLVKNPGKFPTLEEMAEHLNIGARTLRRRLVRENVTFQQILDDTRRELAIQYLKYTTLTPKQIGFMLGYSSVSNFRRAFKNWTDKKLSDFREGSQPTQSAQSPQPQ from the coding sequence GTGAAATCGACCAACAAACTGAGCTTCTACCTGTCCCGCATGGCCGCGCGGGGCTATACGGCAGCGCAGGTGCTCGCGGGCACCAGCCTCAGCGCGGAACGCATCCACAGCGACGCGTTCCGCGCCAATCCGCAGCAATACCGCCAGGTCATCCTCAACATGATCGAGCTGACCGATGATCCCTATCTGGGCATCGCGCTGGGCGCCGAATTCAAGATCAGCGACCTGGGCGTGCTCGGCTATGCCGCGCTCAGCGCGGCCACGCTCGGCCAGGCGCGCGAAGTCTTCACCAAGTATTACTCGCTCAACGAGCAGATTTTCACGTCGATCAACCACATCAGCGATGGCCGCTGGTGGTCGGAAATCCGCGACAGCTACATGCTGGGCGGCGATGCGCTGCGCTTTGCCGTCGAGGAGTTCATCAGCCGCACCATAGAACTGACCGGCAGCATCACCAACAAGCCGTTTCCGATCCTGGAAATCTTCCTCACCTATCCGGCGCCGGACGACCTTTCGGCCTACCGGAAACGCTTCAACTGTCCGCTGCACTTCAACCAGCCGCGCAACATCGTCGTCTTCGACATCAACTGCCTGAAGGACCCGGTCAGCCTGGCCAATGCGGAAGTCTTCAAGCTCTGCGAGCGCCAATGCCAGTTGCTGGCGACGAAGAGCGAGGAAGACGATCTGCTGGCCAACCGCATCCGCAACTATCTGGTGAAAAATCCCGGCAAGTTTCCGACGCTGGAGGAAATGGCCGAGCATCTCAACATCGGCGCCCGCACCCTGCGCCGGCGCCTGGTTCGGGAAAACGTCACCTTCCAGCAGATCCTCGACGATACGCGGCGCGAACTGGCGATCCAGTATCTCAAGTACACCACGCTGACCCCCAAGCAGATCGGCTTCATGCTCGGCTACAGCAGCGTGAGCAACTTCCGCCGCGCCTTCAAGAACTGGACGGACAAGAAACTTTCCGATTTCCGCGAAGGTTCGCAGCCGACGCAGTCAGCACAGTCACCACAGCCACAATAG
- the cysN gene encoding sulfate adenylyltransferase subunit CysN produces MAHVSNLIAEDIEQYLKSHETKELLRFITCGSVDDGKSTLIGRLLYESKMLFEDQLSALEADSKKMGTQGENLDFALLVDGLAAEREQGITIDVAYRFFSTDQRKFIVADTPGHEQYTRNMVTGASTADVAILMVDSRRGILTQTRRHSYLVSLMGIRHIVVAINKMDLVDYSEATFRAIVEDYREFAGKIGLSHITFIPLSAYKGDNITTQSANMPWYHGTTLMGYLESVEIDAERMQRASFRLPVQWVNRPNLDFRGFAGTVASGIIRVGERIRTQPSGRESTVARIVTADGDLAQAVAGQAITLTLADEIDISRGDVISSIDGPASVADQFEATIVWMTDEAMLPGRRYLLKIGTCTVNAEIGHLKHKVNVNTLEQLAATRLELNEIGVCNLSLDKPIAFDPYKDNRETGGFILIDRMSNNTIAAGMLDFALRRASNIHMQHVDIDKSVRSAQKKQKACVLWLTGLSGSGKSTIANLVEKKLHALDKHTYLLDGDNVRHGLSKDLGFTEADRVENIRRIAEVAKLMIDAGLIVITAFISPFAAERRMARSLVEAEEFIEIHVDTPLNVAEERDPKGLYKKARRGELKNFTGIDSPYEAPEHPELRIDTTRCTPDQAADQVIRKLAEAGIIDVAMIE; encoded by the coding sequence ATGGCGCACGTCTCCAACCTCATCGCCGAAGACATCGAGCAATACCTGAAGTCGCACGAGACCAAGGAACTGCTGCGCTTCATCACCTGCGGCAGCGTCGACGACGGCAAGAGCACGCTGATCGGCCGCCTGCTCTACGAATCGAAGATGCTGTTCGAGGATCAGCTCTCCGCGCTCGAGGCCGACTCGAAGAAGATGGGCACGCAGGGCGAGAACCTCGATTTCGCGCTGCTCGTCGACGGTCTGGCCGCCGAGCGCGAGCAGGGCATCACCATCGACGTCGCCTACCGCTTCTTCTCCACCGACCAGCGCAAGTTCATCGTCGCCGACACGCCCGGCCACGAGCAATACACGCGCAACATGGTCACCGGCGCTTCCACCGCCGACGTGGCGATCCTGATGGTCGACTCGCGGCGCGGCATCCTCACCCAGACGCGCCGCCACAGCTATCTGGTTTCGCTGATGGGCATCCGCCACATCGTCGTCGCCATCAACAAGATGGATCTGGTGGATTACTCGGAAGCCACTTTCCGCGCCATCGTCGAGGATTACCGGGAGTTCGCCGGCAAGATCGGCCTGAGCCACATCACCTTCATCCCGCTGTCGGCCTACAAGGGCGACAACATCACCACCCAGAGCGCGAACATGCCCTGGTATCACGGCACGACGCTGATGGGCTATCTGGAGTCGGTCGAGATCGACGCCGAGCGCATGCAGCGCGCATCGTTCCGCCTGCCGGTGCAGTGGGTGAATCGTCCCAACCTGGATTTCCGCGGCTTTGCCGGCACCGTGGCCAGCGGCATCATCCGCGTGGGCGAACGCATCCGCACCCAGCCCTCGGGGCGCGAAAGCACGGTGGCGCGCATCGTCACCGCCGACGGCGACCTGGCGCAGGCCGTCGCCGGCCAGGCCATCACCCTGACGCTCGCCGACGAGATCGACATCTCGCGCGGCGACGTGATTTCCTCCATCGACGGCCCGGCCAGCGTGGCCGACCAGTTCGAGGCCACCATCGTCTGGATGACCGACGAGGCGATGCTGCCCGGCCGCCGCTACCTGCTGAAGATCGGCACCTGCACGGTGAATGCCGAGATCGGCCATCTCAAGCACAAGGTCAATGTGAATACGCTGGAGCAGCTCGCGGCCACCCGGCTCGAGCTCAATGAAATCGGCGTCTGCAACCTCAGTCTCGACAAGCCGATCGCCTTCGACCCCTACAAGGACAACCGCGAAACCGGCGGCTTCATCCTGATCGACCGGATGAGCAACAACACCATCGCCGCCGGCATGCTCGACTTCGCCCTGCGCCGCGCCAGCAACATCCACATGCAGCACGTCGACATCGACAAATCGGTGCGCTCGGCGCAGAAGAAGCAGAAGGCCTGCGTGCTGTGGCTGACCGGCCTGTCCGGCTCGGGCAAATCGACCATCGCCAACCTGGTGGAAAAGAAGCTGCATGCGCTCGACAAGCACACCTATCTGCTCGACGGCGACAACGTGCGCCACGGCCTGTCGAAGGATCTGGGTTTCACCGAAGCCGACCGCGTCGAGAACATCCGCCGCATCGCCGAAGTCGCCAAGCTGATGATCGACGCCGGCCTGATCGTCATCACCGCCTTCATCTCGCCCTTCGCCGCCGAACGGCGCATGGCGCGCAGTCTGGTCGAGGCCGAGGAGTTCATCGAGATCCACGTCGATACGCCGCTCAACGTTGCCGAGGAGCGCGATCCCAAGGGCCTCTACAAGAAGGCGCGGCGCGGCGAACTGAAGAACTTCACCGGCATCGACTCGCCTTACGAGGCGCCCGAGCATCCGGAGCTACGCATCGACACGACCCGCTGCACGCCGGACCAGGCCGCCGACCAGGTCATCCGCAAGCTGGCCGAAGCCGGCATCATCGACGTAGCCATGATCGAGTGA
- the cysD gene encoding sulfate adenylyltransferase subunit CysD, protein MSLTHLQRLEAESIHIMREVVAETENPVMLYSVGKDSAVMLHLAMKAFYPAKPPFPLLHVDTTWKFREMYTFRDAMVQKLGLDLLVHVNPEGLRMNINPFTHGSAIHTDIMKTEGLKQALDKYGFDAAFGGARRDEEKSRAKERVFSFRSAQHRWDPKNQRPELWHLYNARKHKGESIRVFPLSNWTELDIWQYIHLQNIPIVPLYYAKERPVVERDGTLIMVDDERMPLRPGEVPVMRKVRFRTLGCYPLTGAVESQAETLPAIIQEMLLTTTSERQGRVIDHDSAGSMEKKKQEGYF, encoded by the coding sequence ATGAGCCTGACCCACCTGCAACGCCTCGAAGCCGAGAGCATCCACATCATGCGCGAGGTCGTCGCCGAGACCGAAAATCCGGTGATGCTCTACTCGGTCGGCAAGGACAGCGCCGTGATGCTGCATCTGGCGATGAAGGCCTTCTATCCGGCCAAGCCGCCGTTCCCGCTGCTGCACGTCGACACCACCTGGAAATTCCGCGAGATGTACACGTTTCGCGACGCCATGGTGCAGAAGCTGGGCCTCGACCTGCTGGTGCACGTGAATCCGGAAGGCCTGCGCATGAACATCAATCCGTTCACCCACGGCTCGGCGATCCACACCGACATCATGAAGACCGAGGGTCTGAAACAGGCGCTCGACAAGTACGGCTTCGACGCGGCCTTCGGCGGCGCGCGGCGCGACGAGGAAAAATCGCGCGCCAAGGAGCGCGTCTTCTCCTTCCGCTCGGCGCAGCACCGCTGGGATCCGAAGAACCAGCGCCCCGAACTCTGGCACCTCTACAACGCGAGGAAGCACAAGGGCGAGAGCATCCGCGTCTTCCCGCTGTCGAACTGGACCGAGCTGGACATCTGGCAGTACATCCATCTGCAGAACATCCCCATCGTGCCGCTCTACTACGCCAAGGAGCGGCCGGTGGTCGAGCGCGACGGCACGCTGATCATGGTCGACGACGAGCGCATGCCGCTGCGCCCCGGCGAGGTGCCGGTGATGCGCAAGGTGCGCTTCCGCACCCTGGGCTGCTACCCGCTGACCGGCGCGGTCGAATCGCAGGCCGAAACCTTGCCGGCGATCATCCAGGAAATGCTGCTGACCACGACCTCCGAACGCCAGGGCCGGGTCATCGACCACGATTCCGCCGGCTCCATGGAAAAGAAAAAGCAGGAAGGATACTTTTGA